In the genome of Brachypodium distachyon strain Bd21 chromosome 3, Brachypodium_distachyon_v3.0, whole genome shotgun sequence, the window CGTAGTGGTCGAGGCGAAGGGTGAGGGATGTAAGGTTGGTGCAggcgaggagggagggagggatcACCGCGAGGCGGGAGCGCGGGAGGTGGAGCTCCAACTGTTCGACACCgcgagccgcggcggcggcgagccagGAGGCgacgtggccggcggcggtggcggcgaagaCCTGGTCGAAGAAGCCGTCGAgcgcgaggcggaggcggcggagcgggtGGTGCTGCGCGCACGCgagcgcggcggtggcggcggccgcgaatGCCGTCCTGCGACGAGGCGCGGCGGGGAACGCCGCCGGGAAGTCGAGGtccagcgccggcgcggcggccagcgcgccgcgccaccggcgggagacggcggacgcggcgacggcggaccTGAAGGGGAGCTTGGAGACGATCAGCCCGAGCACCGCGTCGGGGAAACCCTCGAacgggtcgccgccgccgccatcgccgtaGTCCTGGCGCGCGGCGTAGGCGCTCGCGTAGGTGAGCCCCGCGGCGTTGTTGGGTATCAAGTGCTTGGTACGCATGGCCCCGCCCCCGACTGCAGTATGCTCGGCGGATTTGGAAGAGCCTTTCTCGGAATCGAAGGCGACGTCGTCGGGAAGATCAAGTACACGGCCGAGAACCGAGGCGCCCGCCCGCAACCGACCTATGGCTTTAACGAAGAGTGAACGGCTTCTCTGCGTGCGACGCGCGCCCGTGGGTGCCGCCGTCCGTGCCGGTGGGTTTCCGCCAGTGGGGTTTTCTGCCGCCGGTTTGGCCCAGGCAGCCGAGCCAGGTGTGGAGGCGTCACGGTATCCCTCGCGGTCTCGCGGAGCAGTTTCTGGGGGCGCTTCTTTTGGCACATGTACAAAAAAGGTTTTCCACCCTGCGCTGAGCACGTCTGGTTTCAGCGTGTTTCTTCTGGGTCCGGTTTAGACCTTGGACCTGGGGCCGCCACCTGCATAGCGAGGCAGGCTTTGAATGCCGAGTTCAAATCCTCTCGGTGAGTAGCTGTCGCACGGAAGATTGCCAAAATCGTGGGTTTGATTCTCCGGCAGAGAGTAAAAGGTGCGCACCTTGTTTATTGCCCAAGTATAATTTGCCAGACATGCATCATTGCCTTCAATTGTACATTTGATGCCTCTTTTCAGTTTCTTTCCTGCCTCATTCAGTAATCCTCTAGTTCAAATTGGTTCTGTTTATGTCACAGATATCAACTTACTACTAATTCTTTCTTCACCTATAAAGgagttctaaaaaaaagcaaagcagGAGCATTATTGGGAAAAAATTGTGAGAAATCAAGAGATTGATGTGAActtaaaaaggaaaatgaaagCGAGAGCTCTCACTGGAACAGAGAGCGCAGGAACTAATGCGCCTGATATGCAATCAGTCCTCCCATTCAATCGACATAACATTGCATAACTGTACATGTACATGATCATCAAATGCTCCAAGAAGCAGGGgacatttattttcttcttttatttcTGCACTCTTCGCAAGAATGAACGTGTCTATGATTAACTGATAATTTATATACCTGGTTTGTCACAAAGGTACAACAACATTGCAAGCCACTCATGTTTCCACCAAAACAAGTAGAGAACATCTTCGCTGCAGCTAAATTTACACGTGACACCGTGTATCTTCACCACTGATGATCCTTTTATTATTCTGTGAGGTCAATAGGGTGGTTGATTCCTTGCAACGGGTCCATCTTGGGATACCTTTTTCCTCTTTGCTCCAGATTTTGGCAACCAGCATCTTTAGGAAAGCCCTGAAGTCAACAACAAATGAAGTTACAATCTCCCTGCACAAGATTGCCATGAGTTATTAGTGCATCATTTGATAACACAGCTATATTACTATAACCCTGAGATAATTTGACAATAGCAAAAGTCTGGAAACTGTAAAAGTAAATTCTTCTGGACCGGTTTCACGTACTAAGGGCTGTTTAGGTCAGGAGTTGATTCTATTAAAATAAGTTGTATTTGATCGATGCTAATAAACCAGGACAGTTCACGCCGACTATTACAAATAGGTCGCTACAGGGAATCAAAAAGCTTACGTCGACTATTACAAATAGGTCACTACAGGGAATCAAAAAGCTTACGTCGACTATCACAATAGGTCATTACAGGGAATGAGGAAAAACCAGTGATCTATGCAGTGAATATATAACCTATTTTACAAAATATCTTTTACACTCAATAACAAAAGAAGGATGTTAACTTAAATACCACATTAAAGTTGCAGCAACCAAGATATGTATTACTGCTCACAAAACAGAGCCCTCACTCAATTGTTTTCATAACTTTATACATCTTTTATAGTAATTAGTACGTGCATTGCTGTTAGCCTATTACAGCAAGAAATTAGAACCACGGTACATGTACAGGCTTCATAACATATTTGCCACAAACTTTTAAATTACTCATTCTGATCCAAATATAAGCAGTATATCATAAGCCCCAGTCAAACATTTAAAGATTTGACTGTCAACATAGAAGGTATTTCAAATCATCAATAATATTAAATTGTCACTACCAACTGATGGCCAACAGGTCAAGTACACTTTGCAGACCACCGGATCAGAGGGATTGCAAAGCAAACATAAGAAGAATCAAATTGTAGTCTAATTAGCTTCATATTAGAGTGAAACTAACCAGGTGCTAAATTGACCATGGTTTTGTCAAGTACTTCTGTACTTGATACTACATTTGTTCTTCAGGAAACATATCATACAAAGAATAACCAACAAGGGCAATAGGAATTGAAGCAAAGATGTGCCTTGGAGAGAATGTCAGTTTGCTATGCTAGGGCATAAGTCATGTTTTAGCCTTCAAACAGGAGTTTATAAAGGGTGGAGAAAGTAAGGAATGATCTGGACTATGGAATACAAGGCCTTGTTGGTGTTGAGCATTTATGTATATGGAGTAGTGTGGACCTCCGGAATCATGATTGTCTGATTTGGGAAGATTCTGTAGTGAGGAGGCGAATCCCTAGAATTGTAGCAGTCTGATTTCTTTGACCGGGGGACAAGGAAGAACACATGTGACCTTACCTGACTGATCAGGGTTGAGATCACTTATTAAGGTGTTGTAACATGAAACATACTAATATAAAACTGACCTTAAAGATAAACACCTGATTTATCAATTACTTTTGAAACTGAGTGCACATTTGAGGGTTGAAGGACCTTATATTCAATTTGATGCCTCTTAGAGCCAACAAGCACCAACTTATTGAGCGGTTCATGCCTCTCTTCAAAAATATTCTTGTATGTTAAGACATATAAATTTGCTGGAAGTCGGGACTTGGGATGGAATTGAAAGAAGCTAGATACTACTTGCTTAGTTTTAACATGTAACCTTGCATGCCATGTACTATTTAACTAAATCTTCTATCATATTTCATGCAATCAATTTGAAATTTCTAAAGACAGTAATGAAGGCTACCAAGAGTTCATGCCATGTACTCAGGACTTAACATGTAACCTTGCATGCCATGTACTATTTAACTAAATCTTCTATCATATTTCATGCAATCAATTTGAAATTTCTAAGGACAGTAATGAAGGCTACCAAGAGTTCATGCCATGTACTCAGGACTTAAACCTTAAGCAATCAGGGTTAAGGTGCAACACAAGATGCAACACCAAAGGTTGCATAAGGATGCAAAAGTCCACAATGCAAGTGTGAGCTGAAAAGGATGAAGGTTATCTCCTTAGTTGATTTTGTCAATAAGAAAGCATTGACATATTAGGATACAATTTATACAAGGTTTCTGTGTTTGCTGTTTTAATATAGGTTCAACTCAATCTAGGAAGAGTGCATAAATAACCCAAGTTGTACACAAAACACAAGAGTAGCAGCATTGTAAATTCGTATTACAGCAACCCACTAAAAAAATTGCACAAGATAAAAAATAGCATGCAgcaatgaaaatgaaaaaataaaaaaaatttatagGAAACATGGACAAGATGAGCATGACGGCTCGATACATTCGATTTCACAATTGGTACAAACATCTACAGGCTCTCCCATGCAGACAGGTGCAGGTCcggatggcaatgggtacccgAAACCCGATTACCAGTTCTGAAGCCACGGACAGGTGCAGGACTGTATGCATCCACGGACAGGATTGGGTCACATTAACAGTTCTAAAGTCATCgacaaaaccaaacaaactaGAAAAGTTCACACAATTGATCACAACAAGCATGACAGGCTTCATGGAGGAATTTGAGTTTGCCTATTTATTCTTAAGAAGAAACTGAGCATTGCAGAATTATCATATCAAAGCATAACATTGGATAACTATTAAATATGAAAATAGCAAGCTTCACCAGACAAAGCAAACGTAGGTACTTACAGTGGCGAACAAGGCGTACGGCCCCCGTTGACATAGTACACAAACAAGTATGAGTCATAATGCTGCCCTCTTATGTAGTAGAACATTGGTAGTCTTCTGACTAGCTTAAATAGCATCTTCTTGTAAAAGTTGATTGCAGGCTGGTTATAAGATATGACATGCAAATAAACACCCCTGCAATTTGATACACTTGCAGCATATTTAATCACCTCCCGAACAAGTGAAGATGCTGCAGGTTTGAATTCATATGAGGATCAACTGAATATAATCTACAAACTATAAATTTAAGATAGTAAGGGACAAGGTCACAACCTATGCCAAGGTTTCGGTAGCTATCCACTACACCGAGTGTCAGGATATAAAGAAGTGTTAGATCTTTGTGCGAGTTGTTATACCTAAATAAATCCTCAATCTGCAAATTCAATTGGTTAGCTCTACCGAGCACAGCAGTGGAGTATGATTTTCGGGAGCTCTTATATACTATACCTCGCTATCTTTTGCTGCAACCATCCTTGTGGTTACGAAGCCTACCAGCTCATCCCTGCCTTCATCCGATCTGCTGGTGTCCACAGCACCCCAGGAAATGATACCATGGCCATTGACGGCATTCAAGAAGAACTCTCTCTCGTACCTAACATAAATTGTTTCAGTAAGCTTGCAAGTGACGTGATAACAGTATGAGGAAGAAGCACACGCGGCAGTTACCTTATGGGAAACAGTGCGAGATGAATCTTCTCGAGAACTTCGAGGTCGGAGGGCTGGAGAGGGCGGTACTCTATGGTGGGGTAGATTTCGGATCTTGGGTCCAACATGAGAAgctccggcgacgacgagtACCCACCAGGTTATTCGCCAGGAGGCCCAGGGCGCGTGGCGCAGGGAGGGGCGAAAGGTCCCCCGCCGTCGAGGCGTGCCACCACGCTGGCGCGCCTCGTGCGCGGCACGGCGAATCGCAGCGGGTTTGGTGGCAGCGGCGCGAGGAAAGAgggggagaagggcggcgcggcgcggcgctggAGGCCGATTGCGGCGTGGAATAGAGAGGAGGACaacagaggaagaggaggacggATCGGGAGGGCGGGGGCAAGCGGAGACGGTGTGCGAGCGATGGTGACTGGGAGGAGGAAAGGGAGAAGGAAGGACAGGGACGCCAATCGGCTGTTTTGGATGTTAATCAGCAACTCATTTAGCTGAAGCTACAAAGAGGAGAGGATGGTTCAGGACTCGGGAGTCAGAATTGTCGAAGTCCAAATAAGTTGTTTCCCGAGTTGTTTTGTGTCATTTTTGTGCTTGACCTTTACAAGTTGTTTTCCAAGCTCAATTCTTACTTTTCGTATTGGTGGGTCTCATCTAAGCAAACATTTTGTATTGGGTATGTTGGAGTAAATATAGCAATTTAGCACTAATGCTAAACATCAGTGacttgataaatttgagtttGCCCCACAGTGGATGACAATAGATCCAGAGTCCTCGCTAGCCCTTGGCGGTACTGTCTTCCGTCAGATCAACCTCCCTTCTTTTCACCTCCCCTCCTACATTCGAGTTTGCGGCACAAAGTAGCTCACGATTCTTTGGAGGTTAGATTTCTTATTTACTACCTCTGTTTCTAGATATAAGAAATTTTACATTTATCCTGAGTCAAACCAAGTTTATGGAAACATATATCAACatctagaatatcaaataaatactATATGGAAATATATATCacgatggatttaataaactAATTCAGAATCAtcgatgttggtagatttgttttataaacttggtccAAGTTTAGCaggtttgacttagaacaaagttggacatcttatatttagaaacagaaacagagggagtaatacacAAGTAAAATCCACACAATAAGCCAAACCAAACTACTCACATGCCTAACAGCGTTCACAAAATATCcatacatatatgtacaacgTTCCTTGTTAGTTTTAAGTACACTATTTACGTGCCGGAATACAAAATGTTTTAAGATCTGCACGATTCATCCTTACAAGTTACAACGGGAGGACCCGCAtctatggtggtgcattccagtTTCTGATTACTTCTATAGCACTGCCCCAGTAATAAACCTGTGGTTCAGCACAGCCTCAGCTATTGGTCTCTTACGGTAATCAGGATTAAGCATTGCCTACAAGAGGGAAATTCGAGTCAGATTCCCTGCTGAGACTATATATTAAAAAACCAAAGTGGAGTTACTGAATAACCAGTCTAGTTTATAGTTGAACACACAAGTTTCGGATGATCTAGGCAAACCTGCAGTAACTCCCAGCCGGCACCATCACCTAAATCTAGAAATTTTACAGCTTCCAATAACTGATCATCTTCCATACAATACCTACACGAATTTGTGAAAATAAATAAGCTTATATCTAGTAAATCTGAATATCACAACTGACGATCTGGTCATAAATAAGgaagaacattttttttaacaactGGATCTGTAAAGCAATTTTTTTAAGTTCTTGTTATGCCTAAACCATGGAAATTCTGTTCTGTTCTAGTGATTCATACTCTCTTGCAGCATAAACGTCGAGACGGAACGTGTTCTCCAAAAGCCTCTGCAGAATACATCATTACTTTGTTAGATATCACAACgcagaaagaaaatagcaTCTCTAATGAACTCAAAACTAAAGTATCCTCAATAACCTGCAAAGAAATGCCATCCATGATGCCTGCTTCACAAAACGGAATAAATGCCATGTATGCAATAAGCAGTCCAGCTCCATATCTGTTTTTtaattacatgtatatatgagAGATTAGCATTTGTCAATGAAAGAAAACAGAATACTTGCATGTCATCAGCTATTCCAAAAGCTCGCTTCTCCAAAGGAGTTAATGCTCCAGCAGCGGATGCTCGACGCCACAACCCGTCTGACAATGATCCAACCCCAACAGACGAATACCTATCATTGTAAGAATATAAGTTCTCTAAAATGTTTTCTCATTGGAAATGTAGCAAGGAGTGAACATATACCCAATATCTACAGAAAATGCCAAATCACGGAGCTGTGGAACCAAATAATATCCATCTTTCTCTGCAACAGTGCTAAGGAATAGAAAGTTACAACCAGCAGTACTTGAACTGATATTGAATAATACACTGTAGAATGGAAACTGAAGAAGGAAAATGCAGCATACTTGAGAACGACAGAAGAAGGGCCAAGGCTTTGGTGCAGTCGATCGTGATTGTGCATGTGGACAAGGCCACACATAGCTCCGTTAAGCGTCTTAAGGACAAAATATCTCCTTAGTTCCAATTTGTACGCGCGATCAAAAGGATTCCAGAATCCAGGTCGCTCCTTCAGTTGCCTTTCACTGGTTATTTTTGCATAGTCTGCAGCACTATATCTCCCATCATCACGGAAGGCAAGCCACTGTGAAGAATTTATTTCAGTCAACAGCATTGCGTGGATCGTGTCTGAACTGACAAACTTGTGTGCTAAATAAACCTGCTCTCCAGTAGCTGTCTCAAAGGCTCCTAACAGAAACTGAATGTTCTCACAGATATCACTAGCATCACTCTGTAAGTAGAAGCCAAGGAAAATAAGATATTTTTAGAAATTTCATGTGTAACATACTTACATTCAGATTTGCAAGTTGCAATTTCTGTTAACAGTTCATGATTTCCTAACCTGGAGAAAAGCATGAGTCCTTAGCTCATTCAATGCCATCAAATTAGCTTCAGAAGCACCAGCAAGGGCTCCAGGGTATACCTTGTTTCAAATGTATGTCTTAGCATATATAAGATACTAAATAGATTCATATATCTGGCAAAGGTAACACCATAAGATAAACCAGCAAAATTGGAAGGCTGGAACTCGGATGGATCGCCCTATGTCAAATCATCTTTTCAAGGCACTATCGAATCAAAGGTGCCATCATTTAACAATACTGCACTTTACTATGATTATGTGTCATGTCATACAGATGAAAcacggagtactatatttatAGATAATGAACATGTCCAATTTATCGAAGCAAGGATAAATCATCATCAACTTATTAGTATTACATAATAGCGTCCCATTAGACTTCACAGATTGAAAAATCTGGGCTCTACCTTAAATACAGCTTGTGTGCCCTTCAATGAACCTTGAACAACTCTTCCCTCGTAAAGTCTGCAATAGACTATGGTAAATGTATAGCATCAGTAGATATTTTCTGAGTTGAGGTGATACGTATAATCAGCATCTGAGATAGAAGGAAATAACCTGATCTTCACTTCTCCTTCTCCAATATTTTGGACTCTTAATCGCTCAATCTCTTCTTTTGAATATCCAAGATCAAGGTCTTGAGTACCAGCAACATTTGGAAGCCCTCCAGATTGAGATGATGAATAACTGGAATATTGGAAATGGTGATTACACACAAAAATCATCTTTACATGGTCCCAtcatatattacaaagttttGAGAGAATTTTCTGGCAATGAATCAGTAAAATCAACATTCGGATAGACACATTCAAGCTCATTAACATTTCTCTGGCTCTGATGGGCACAAGGCGTCTCCTAAAAGACGAACCCAATTTGATCCTAAACCCCAACTTGACGAGCCATTTCCAGCCTCCAGCAAGAGTCTGAACAGTACGATGCGGCTAAATAATTTTCGACGAATGCTCGAACCAATTCACGCCCCCACGCGCGCACACAGACACAGCCCAGTGCCCACCATCCAACCCTTTGAGTCAAATCAGAACGCAAGCAGTGGGTGCATCTCATGGTTCGGAAGGAAATCAGGAAGGGGCCACGAATCAAGAGGACCCATAAATGCTGACCTCTTGATGTTCATGAAGCCATAGCTACCCAATAATCTGCCCACCTCGAAGTACGAGGGGTTGGTCATCAGCGCCGCCGAAACCGTCTGCTGGGATCGTCGGCGACGCAACCGGCGCCACCCgccgggctccggcgaggcgaggAAGCGCGAAGGAAGAGCTTTCAGCATCGTTACTGGGCTTCGCCACTCCGCCGTCCGACCGAGCTTGAGACTCTGGTCGTTTTGGGGATAGACGGCTGCATCCTCCCAGCCGCAGAAATAAGGGACCGCCTGCCGCTCAATCGACTGAAAACTTCCTTCGGCACGGTGGATTTATGATGGGCCCAACAGGCCAACAGGTCTGCTCTTTCGCCGACGTTGATGGCTGGGCCTTCTCGTCGTTGGTTCTTGACTTCTTGTAGATCTATCAAAGAGGATCAATTacgctaaaaaaaatcaagaggataaaataaaaaacggtttgccctcaaaaaataaatataaaaaaacgGTTTTGCTTGGGCTCAGTCGAGAAGTCGACCGTACGGTCATCTTTGAGATTGTGTTTTTCTCGGTCGACGCCTTCTCGACCATACGATCATTACTTTGAACGCACATGATCGGTGGACTGTAATTTCTCAATCACTTGAGCCGTAGGCGGACCCAATTAAAATCAAGAGGATCAATTTCACCTTGAACAATAGTCTTTATCTTTATACTTACAACGACTTGAGTTGATGGCCATTCGCCCTACGGAGGTTATTTCCTAACTTGTCATGTCATGACTTGACCGTCACCATTAATATGGTACTGAGTATATGTATGTATTATGATATTTTGATTATAGTTGAATGGTTCATATATACTTTGTGATAATTGATTTTACtatttaaatatattttttagagCATTAATTGAAAATATGAGCACGTAACTATT includes:
- the LOC100833890 gene encoding histone acetyltransferase MCC1 isoform X2, giving the protein MLDPRSEIYPTIEYRPLQPSDLEVLEKIHLALFPIRYEREFFLNAVNGHGIISWGAVDTSRSDEGRDELVGFVTTRMVAAKDSEIEDLFRYNNSHKDLTLLYILTLGVVDSYRNLGIASSLVREVIKYAASVSNCRGVYLHVISYNQPAINFYKKMLFKLVRRLPMFYYIRGQHYDSYLFVYYVNGGRTPCSPLAFLKMLVAKIWSKEEKGIPRWTRCKESTTLLTSQNNKRIISGEDTRCHV
- the LOC100832872 gene encoding uncharacterized protein LOC100832872 isoform X1, with protein sequence MLKALPSRFLASPEPGGWRRLRRRRSQQTVSAALMTNPSYFEVGRLLGSYGFMNIKSYSSSQSGGLPNVAGTQDLDLGYSKEEIERLRVQNIGEGEVKIRLYEGRVVQGSLKGTQAVFKVYPGALAGASEANLMALNELRTHAFLQSDASDICENIQFLLGAFETATGEQWLAFRDDGRYSAADYAKITSERQLKERPGFWNPFDRAYKLELRRYFVLKTLNGAMCGLVHMHNHDRLHQSLGPSSVVLNTVAEKDGYYLVPQLRDLAFSVDIGYSSVGVGSLSDGLWRRASAAGALTPLEKRAFGIADDIYGAGLLIAYMAFIPFCEAGIMDGISLQRLLENTFRLDVYAAREYCMEDDQLLEAVKFLDLGDGAGWELLQVCLDHPKLAMLNPDYRKRPIAEAVLNHRFITGAVL
- the LOC100833890 gene encoding histone acetyltransferase MCC1 isoform X1, giving the protein MLDPRSEIYPTIEYRPLQPSDLEVLEKIHLALFPIRYEREFFLNAVNGHGIISWGAVDTSRSDEGRDELVGFVTTRMVAAKDSEIEDLFRYNNSHKDLTLLYILTLGVVDSYRNLGIASSLVREVIKYAASVSNCRGVYLHVISYNQPAINFYKKMLFKLVRRLPMFYYIRGQHYDSYLFVYYVNGGRTPCSPLEIVTSFVVDFRAFLKMLVAKIWSKEEKGIPRWTRCKESTTLLTSQNNKRIISGEDTRCHV
- the LOC100832872 gene encoding uncharacterized protein LOC100832872 isoform X2, with translation MLKALPSRFLASPEPGGWRRLRRRRSQQTVSAALMTNPSYFEVGRLLGSYGFMNIKSYSSSQSGGLPNVAGTQDLDLGYSKEEIERLRVQNIGEGEVKIRLYEGRVVQGSLKGTQAVFKVYPGALAGASEANLMALNELRTHAFLQSDASDICENIQFLLGAFETATGEQWLAFRDDGRYSAADYAKITSERQLKERPGFWNPFDRAYKLELRRYFVLKTLNGAMCGLVHMHNHDRLHQSLGPSSVVLNTVAEKDGYYLVPQLRDLAFSVDIGYSSVGVGSLSDGLWRRASAAGALTPLEKRAFGIADDIYGAGLLIAYMAFIPFCEAGIMDGISLQRLLENTFRLDVYAAREYCMEDDQLLEAVKFLDLGDGAGWELLQAMLNPDYRKRPIAEAVLNHRFITGAVL